Sequence from the Silvibacterium dinghuense genome:
TGGACGTCGCCATGCCAGAAATGGACGGCTTTTCGGCGTTGCATCAGCTGCGTCGCGTCAGCGACATCCCGGTCATCATGCTTACGTCGCGTATCGCGGCTGCGGACCGGGTACAAGGCCTCGACGGCGGAGCGGATGACTACATCTGCAAACCCTGCGATCCGGATGAACTGCTCTCGCGCATACGTGCAGTTTTACGGCGCACTCATCGCAGCAATTATGATCCGGTGTTCCTCTTCGGCTCTCATCGCTTTGAATCCCGTACCCGGGAACTTACCCACGACAATCGCGTGATAAGGCTCACATCGCTTGAGGCAGAACTACTCTCCATGTTGCTTCATGCGCGGGGCCGAACGGTAACACGAGAGTCCATCGCACTCGCGTTGCAGGATCGCGAGCTCGACGCCTTTGATCGCAGCCTCGATGTGCACATCAGCCGCCTTCGGGCAAAACTTGGCGAAGACGCCGCCAG
This genomic interval carries:
- a CDS encoding response regulator transcription factor — translated: MNTSILLVDDDIEYAELLGVILHQAGIHVTLCHTGKQALQEVASAPFNLILMDVAMPEMDGFSALHQLRRVSDIPVIMLTSRIAAADRVQGLDGGADDYICKPCDPDELLSRIRAVLRRTHRSNYDPVFLFGSHRFESRTRELTHDNRVIRLTSLEAELLSMLLHARGRTVTRESIALALQDRELDAFDRSLDVHISRLRAKLGEDAASIQTIRGIGYSLHATIERM